GCTTAGCGGATACGATCGGGTTAATGAAAGAATGACTGAGTTGGCTGTCACGATCGTGAATGAAGATGGGGTGGCAGCTGAGCCAGTGGCGGAGTCTTTGGCAGCAGGGCTGGATTTCGAGATCATACCATCCGAATCGATGGAAGAAGCGAGACAACTGTTAACGGACAGGGAAGTATACATGATCATTGAGATTCCATCCGGTTTTATGCAGCAGACAGGAGACTTGTCGAAGACGGTGGCAGTCAATTATGTGATGAACGAATCGAACGTGGCTACCGTGAAAAGTGTGATGCAGAACGTAGCCGCACAGGTTACAGCGACATTGAATCGTGAAGTACAACAGAATAGCATTCGCGGAGTGCTGAATCAGTCCGGTATGCCTGCCGATCAGGCCGATGGGTTGGCGCTGGGGTTATCCTCACGCGTGGAGGCTGAGGTGGTGCGACTAAACCCTGTTGATAATTTTTCCTTTTCCATGGTACCGATGTTGATTGTAACGGCTACGTTTACCGGAGCGATGTTGCTTGGCATGAATCTGCAGAAAGTTTCTGGTGAATTGAGTGGCAGGGCAGGGAAGTGGGAGCGCTTCTGGGCACGTAACATCGTTAATCTTGGTGCGGCATTTATCGTTTCGCTCGTTGGATCGGGGATGATGCAAATTATGGGGGTATCGTCAGCAGACGGTTGGTTCATGTTATGGCTGTTCCAGTTACTAATCACCATATCTTTTCTATTCATGGCTCAGTTGAGCCTGCAGTTGCTTGGCAATGCTGGGGCTTGGTTAAACAGTGCTCTGTTGCCTCTATTGATGCTGTCCTCGGGATCAACGATTCCGCGAGATGTAATGCCTGAGTTCTACCAATTTATCGGTCATTATCTGCCAGCGACTTATGCCGTAGAGGGGATGATGAACCTTGTGCTCGGAGGAAACGGGATCGGCCGAGATGCGATGTTGCTCGCCGTAATCGGCGGAGTAACACTGACTTTGGGTGCACTTTGCACCTGGATCAGACGCTCCGGCCCGGCACGTTCTGAACCTCGTAGGGAGAACCAGCCTGTTGCTGTGCCGGTCGCTCTAAAAGCAACCGTTTCGTCATCTGATCATTGAACAAGGGGTACTGATTGTGATACGTTAAGGGGAATGGAAAGGAGCGGTACACCGATGAACACGCAGCATGTCATCCTCGGAATACTGCACAATCAGCCAAGTTCCGGATACGAGATCAAGCAGTACTTTGAACAATATTTTTCATTTTTCTTTGATGCCAGCTTTGGCACCATATATCCTACACTTGCGAAGATGGAAAAGTCAGGATTGCTGACTAAGGAATCAGTGAAGCAGGAAGGGAAACCTGATAAGAACGTGTATTCATTGACCCCTGAAGGAGCAGCGCAATTTCACGCCTATTTAATGAGTCCTTTGGAAGCTGAGGTATTTCGTTCTGATTTTCTGATGCGTTTGTACTTCGGAGAGTTGGCGGATGAAGATACCGTAACGGGGTGGATCTCGACCCAGTTGAAGCGAAAGGAAATGTTATATGCTGAACTTCAGCGCCAGATGGAAGAATTCGGTGAGCGTATTTCTCCTGCACAGCGTCTGTGTCTGCAAGTGGGGCTTGTACAATATGAGGCTACCATCCAGTTGCTCAAGGAACAGCTGGTTCAGGCAGAATAACCATGGCCCTAATAATTAACGTCAAAGTCAAATAGGCACTCATCAGATCCGGAACAGGTCTGTAAGCGCCTATTTGATTTTTTATATTCCGATAAAGTGCACTCCTGTCCTGTCTTGCATAAAAGCATATATAGCTTGATGTTTATGTGAGACTAGTACTTAGTACGGCATATCCATACGCAGGTAATTCAATGGCAAGCACGCCATCATCCTTGGCGGTACGATGGTTTCCACCGAATAGCTCGGTCCAATCCCCGTCTCCTGACTCCAGTTCGACAATAGCCGTCTCTTCGGACCGATTGAACAGAATCAGAATACGTTCCTCCTCATTTTGCCGCTCGAATACCAATTGGCTGCCATCGGGACGAGCCTGCAGGAAACGAACGGTGCCTTCTGCACGGAGGGCAGGATGAGCATGACGCAGGGAGATCAGTTTCTGATAAAAGTCGAACAGCTCACGGTCCTGCTTCGCTTCATCCCATTCCATGCATTTACGGCAGCCCGGATCATGCTCGCCGTCCATTCCAATCTCGTCTCCGTAGTAGATGCACGGCGCGCCCATGTAACTGAACTGGAATAACGCAGCCAGCTTCATCTTGCGCTGGTCGCCTTCACACAGCGTGAGAAGCCGCGGGGTATCGTGGCTGTCCAGCAAGTTGAATGCTACTTCGCTGGCCTGAAGCGGGTAACGGGATAATTGCCGACCGATGGAGTTCGCGAACTGTTCGGCGTGCATTGTGTTTTTCACAAAGAAAGCATTCACGGCATCGGTAAACGGATAGTTCATGGACGCATCGAACTGGTCGCCTTGAAGCCAAGAGGAGGACTCGTTCCATACTTCGCCCAGAATATAGGCATCCGGATTAGCGGCTTTGACTACACGGCGGAAATCACGCCAGAAGGCATCATCCACTTCGTCGGCAACATCCAGCCGCCATCCGTCCGCACCCACTTCCTTGATCCAGTACTCGGCAACCTCCAGCAGATATGCCTTAACCTCGGGATTCTCCGTATTCAACTTAGGCATGTGTGCTTCGAATCCGAAGGTCTCATACGTAGGAATGCCGTCTTTCACGTCCAGCGGGAATTCATGTACATGGAACCAGTCCTTGTATTTGGATTGTTCTCCGTTCTTCTGAACATCCACAAACGGCGCAAACGTCTTCCCGGAATGGTTGAACACAGCATCCAGCAATACGCGAATTCCACGTGCATGGCACAGCTCGACCAGTCTCTTCACGGTATCTGCGTCACCAAAATGCCGATCTACCCGCAGGTAGTCTTCGGTATCGTATTTGTGGTTGGTGGTGGCTTCGAAGATGGGGGTGAAGTAGATCGCATTAATGCCAAGATCGCTGATATAATCCAGATGGTCGATCACGCCCTGAAGGTCACCGCCAAAGAAATTGAAAGGGGTTGGCTCGCCACCCCACGGTTCCACCTTTTCCGGACTAATATCCGGGTTGCCGTTCGCGAATCGTTCAGGGAAAATCTGATAGAACACGGCATCCTTAACCCATGCAGGGGGTGTGAATACAGCTCCTGCATGAATATATGGGAACTGGAACATACGACCCGGATCATCTGGTTCCTCTTCTTGGAAGTCCGTCTCGGTCATCCAGATCTGTTCGTCTCCGTTTTTGAGCAGAAAAGAGTACTTCAGTCGGTGGTAGGGAGGTTTCACCTCGCCCTCGTAGTAATCGAACATGGAGTCAGAGGTGAACTTCGTTAAGGGAACCAGCGCTTTGGTTGCATCCCACGCATATTTATCTCCGGTCAGGGCATGTACCTCGGTCAGATCATTCTTTTTGGCGCGCAGACGCAGATGGATTGTATCTTGGTCATAGGCATAGGCCCAATTGCGTTTCGGTTGATGATAGATGGCTTCCAACAGCATAATGAAATTCCTCCCGTCAGGTGTAGGTATAATATGTACTTGGTAGACTTGATTGATATAACATTCCCCACGTGAATGGATAAGCTATAATTAGAATGTGTGGTAACGTAAAGGAATTCAACATGGTTTCAACAAGATATGAATCCATGTATTATAGACAGCTTTTATTATGATGATGCTCAGATATATCATTAACCCAATGGGGGCAGAAAGGAAACGAATATTCGAATGAAAACCAAACTGTTATATATTGAAGATGATACGGAAATTGCGACTTGGGTCAGAGCCGATCTGGAGGAGCGCGGTTATGAGGTGGTATGGCTCGGTAGTGGTGAAGGTGCAGCGGAGGCTGCTGTTGGTTGCTCACTCATTATTCTGGATGTCATGCTGCCCGGGCTGGATGGATTTACGGTGGGCCAGCGACTGAAAAAAGAACATCCCGCCGTGCCCATTGTCATGCTCTCGGCCAGAACGTCCATTGACGACAAGTTGCATGGTCTCGATTTTGCCGATGACTATGTGACGAAACCATTTCACCCCGATGAACTGGCTGCCCGGATTGAGGTCCAACTGCGTAAGGCGGGAACTGCGGTCTCATCGGATACAGCTCTGAAGCTGGATCACCTCTCCATCTATGAGAAAGATAACCGCATCGTCAATGAGGAGACGGGGGATGAGATTGTTTTATCGGGAAAACAGTTCCACATCTTCGCCTACCTGCTGCGACATATGGGCATGATTCGAACCAAAGAGCAGATCTATGAAGCCGTCTGGAACGAGCCCTATCTGGATGGAGACAAGACTTTGATGGTACATATTCGACATCTACGCGAGAAGCTGGAACTTGATCCGGCCAATCCGGTCGTTATTCAGACAGTCCGCGGTGTGGGATATCGCGTGAAGAAGCCATGATCCGGCGTTTCCGAGAACGGAAGACCATGAAGGTAGAACGGAAGGAAGAACGAAGCGCGGATCAAAAGCAGTCTGGGCGGCGCAAGCTACGCTTTGGGCGGTCGTTGATGTCCAGATATATCATCCTGATTCTGGCGGCCGTGTTATTTGTGCCCGTCGTTCTTCCGATTATATCCATCCTATATGTTGTCGTAGTGAATAACACAAATACGAATCAAGCGGCACCCTATGGTGACGTTACTCGGATCAGTAACCTCTGGTCGCGGGAAGCAGAGAATCTGGATGGTGCTTCAGATGAGGAGATTAAGGCCCGTTTGGAGCAATTACATGGCTCGTATCCCAAGTCTTCCATGTATCGTGTGAATGCGAGCGGTGAGACCCTCTTCATTATCGGTAGTGAGGATGTAACGATTCAGAAATCCACATCCCCGGATGGCAGGACAGACACGACATTGAGATGGTCGCTGGATACCGGGCAAAAGGCAGAGACCCGAATTCCAGCCTTATGGAATGTGAATAACACGATACAATTCATGAAAGAAGCTTCTTTTCGCGATCCGTTGACCGTAGTTGCATATATTGGCGGGGCTGAACAGGACAGAGGACAGGGCTTCATGATCATTGAAGTGCCGCGATCACTTCTGCAAATGACACAGAGTAACTGGCCGATGGAGCTCCTGTATCTCGGCGTTGTCATGATGATCATCTTCATGATTTTCATCATCATGTCGGTTCTCTTCTTCGCACGCATTCGCAAAAGGCTTATACGATTGCAGACGGCAATGATGACCACGGGCAAGGAAGGCATCCCGCTTCCGGTTGATATCCGCCGATCAGACGAGATTGGTCAACTGGAGGAATCATTTAACCAGATGGTACATCAACTGTCCGACAGCCGCGAGCGTGAACGTGAGGAAGAACAATTGCGCAAACGTCTGA
The window above is part of the Paenibacillus sp. 1781tsa1 genome. Proteins encoded here:
- a CDS encoding YhgE/Pip domain-containing protein, translating into MKGIIRTSLLFLKNGATIVGLITAVLFQVFFNIIWLSGYDRVNERMTELAVTIVNEDGVAAEPVAESLAAGLDFEIIPSESMEEARQLLTDREVYMIIEIPSGFMQQTGDLSKTVAVNYVMNESNVATVKSVMQNVAAQVTATLNREVQQNSIRGVLNQSGMPADQADGLALGLSSRVEAEVVRLNPVDNFSFSMVPMLIVTATFTGAMLLGMNLQKVSGELSGRAGKWERFWARNIVNLGAAFIVSLVGSGMMQIMGVSSADGWFMLWLFQLLITISFLFMAQLSLQLLGNAGAWLNSALLPLLMLSSGSTIPRDVMPEFYQFIGHYLPATYAVEGMMNLVLGGNGIGRDAMLLAVIGGVTLTLGALCTWIRRSGPARSEPRRENQPVAVPVALKATVSSSDH
- a CDS encoding PadR family transcriptional regulator, encoding MNTQHVILGILHNQPSSGYEIKQYFEQYFSFFFDASFGTIYPTLAKMEKSGLLTKESVKQEGKPDKNVYSLTPEGAAQFHAYLMSPLEAEVFRSDFLMRLYFGELADEDTVTGWISTQLKRKEMLYAELQRQMEEFGERISPAQRLCLQVGLVQYEATIQLLKEQLVQAE
- a CDS encoding alpha-glycosidase, yielding MLLEAIYHQPKRNWAYAYDQDTIHLRLRAKKNDLTEVHALTGDKYAWDATKALVPLTKFTSDSMFDYYEGEVKPPYHRLKYSFLLKNGDEQIWMTETDFQEEEPDDPGRMFQFPYIHAGAVFTPPAWVKDAVFYQIFPERFANGNPDISPEKVEPWGGEPTPFNFFGGDLQGVIDHLDYISDLGINAIYFTPIFEATTNHKYDTEDYLRVDRHFGDADTVKRLVELCHARGIRVLLDAVFNHSGKTFAPFVDVQKNGEQSKYKDWFHVHEFPLDVKDGIPTYETFGFEAHMPKLNTENPEVKAYLLEVAEYWIKEVGADGWRLDVADEVDDAFWRDFRRVVKAANPDAYILGEVWNESSSWLQGDQFDASMNYPFTDAVNAFFVKNTMHAEQFANSIGRQLSRYPLQASEVAFNLLDSHDTPRLLTLCEGDQRKMKLAALFQFSYMGAPCIYYGDEIGMDGEHDPGCRKCMEWDEAKQDRELFDFYQKLISLRHAHPALRAEGTVRFLQARPDGSQLVFERQNEEERILILFNRSEETAIVELESGDGDWTELFGGNHRTAKDDGVLAIELPAYGYAVLSTSLT
- a CDS encoding response regulator transcription factor; translated protein: MKTKLLYIEDDTEIATWVRADLEERGYEVVWLGSGEGAAEAAVGCSLIILDVMLPGLDGFTVGQRLKKEHPAVPIVMLSARTSIDDKLHGLDFADDYVTKPFHPDELAARIEVQLRKAGTAVSSDTALKLDHLSIYEKDNRIVNEETGDEIVLSGKQFHIFAYLLRHMGMIRTKEQIYEAVWNEPYLDGDKTLMVHIRHLREKLELDPANPVVIQTVRGVGYRVKKP
- a CDS encoding HAMP domain-containing sensor histidine kinase, which produces MKVERKEERSADQKQSGRRKLRFGRSLMSRYIILILAAVLFVPVVLPIISILYVVVVNNTNTNQAAPYGDVTRISNLWSREAENLDGASDEEIKARLEQLHGSYPKSSMYRVNASGETLFIIGSEDVTIQKSTSPDGRTDTTLRWSLDTGQKAETRIPALWNVNNTIQFMKEASFRDPLTVVAYIGGAEQDRGQGFMIIEVPRSLLQMTQSNWPMELLYLGVVMMIIFMIFIIMSVLFFARIRKRLIRLQTAMMTTGKEGIPLPVDIRRSDEIGQLEESFNQMVHQLSDSREREREEEQLRKRLIAGLSHDLRTPLTVIRGHMHALHKEALSEQGDRSLHRMEAKMEDLGGLIDNMLSYNLLTSGKYTLKLEEKDMLRIVRETAAAWYPVWEKEQFEIDIDLPEEPLIWHMDEQGMRRILDNLFQNVIRHAASGKYIGISTQEIQGETAIVIQDRGPGMQQDSDTKGTGLGLSIVDLLIREMGLRKRVDSSDAGVRTSIYSGKGNKETIHR